Genomic window (Methylosinus sp. PW1):
TCTGAACGAGACCATGTTCCTCCCCAACGGAACGTCGTCACAAGCGATTCCTGCCCGCCCAGCGAGCTTCGGGCCCATCCGCGACCTCGTATTCATTGGAAGTGGCCATCGCCCCAATATGCTCGCGGCGTCCGCCATCGTAGAAACCATCGCGCCGGAAGCATCGGAATTCACGTTTCACATCATCGGCGATTGCCTGCCTCCGGGCAAATACCTGCCAAACGTTAAGCGCTACGGGCGGATCGACAATGTCGCCAAGGCGGAAGTGATCACTCTGGTCGATTGCGCGATCAATCCTATGACAACGGGCAGCGGCTCAAGCCTCAAGGTTTTCGATTTCTTTGAAAACCGGTTGCCGCTGTTCTCGACCGCATTCGGCATGCGTGGGATAGATGCCTCTGAGGGCGTGCATTATGTTGGTGCGGAAGTCGAGAGTTTTGCCCAGGTTCTACGTCAGTGGTCGGGCCGCCGCACCGACCTCGCCAATATCGCCAACAAGGCGCACGAGCTCGTTTCCACCAAATACAATTGGCGCCTGCTGGCGCAGGAGCTGCGCCAGCGCCTCGGCGGGTTGGCCGGCAGGAAGGCAGGCCCGCTCGCCGGCCCCTATGTGCTAGCGCTCAATGACTACGACCCTTTCCGCTCGATTGGCGGCGGCGCGACGCGCATTCGAGGCATCTACGAAGCCGTAGCCGATTGGAGTCCAGTCGTTTTCGTGAGTTTCTCCGAGGGCAGAGAGATCAGCGTCGAGCGCCTAAGCGACGCCATCGCCGTCGTGCGCGCGCCGAAGACGGCAGCGCATGTCGACCGCGAGCAGGCGCTCGACTCAAAATTCCATATTTCGTCGCGCGACATAGTGGCGATCAAGCAGGTACCGGAAAATTCGCACCTCGTGGCGCTTTATCAGACGCTACGCGGCAAGGCGCGCGTCGTCGTCATCGAGCATCCCTACATGGTCGGCCTGCCCGATCTTTTTTGCGATCGTTTTGTCTATTCGGGCCACAACGACGAGATCGCTCTCAAGACTGACGCGCTCTGCTGGCATCCAGATCGAGACGAACTCATGGCCGATCTGATCGAAGCGGAAGGTGTCGCCATCGAAAATTCGGTTGCGGTAGTGGCGGTCTCGGACGAAGACGCCGAGGGATATCTGCGCGGGCGATCCCGTGGCGCGCCGGTAATAGTCGTGCGCAACGGCGCGATGGCACCTGCCGAGCCGAGGCAAGAAGATTTGACCGTCGCGAATAAGCAGATCGGCCACCGCTCAGCGCTCTTCCTCGGCTCCGCCCATATGCCCAATATCGATGCCGCGCGCTTCATCGTCGAGAAACTTGCGGCTACTTGTCCAGACGTGGAGTTTCATCTCGTCGGCTCGGTCGGCGGTTCCTTCCCCGGACCCAATCCCAAGAACGTCGTGGTCTGGGGCGTACTCGAAGATAAGCTTAAATCGGCGGTGATGCAGAGGTGCCGCATCGCGCTCAACCCGATGACGTCCGGATCCGGCTCCAATGTAAAGCTTGCAGACTATCTAGCCAATGGCCTCTTCGTTATGACCACGGAATTCGGCCTCCGCGGTTATCGGCGCTCCGACGCGAAGCATATGCGCGTCGTGAAGCTCGACGACTTCGCCGCGGTGTTGAAAGAGTCGTTCGAAGACGAGACCCTTTTCAACGCATCCCGCCGCGCCGAGCGCAAGGCGATGTTCGATTCCAATTACGCGATGCATGCTTATGCGAGGCGCTTCGTCGAGCTGCTCGCCGACGTCGAGAAGCCGAAGAAGCGCCTGCTGTTCGTCACCTATCGCTACTCCTGGCCGCTTCTTGGCGGTGCCGAATTGCATCTGTGGCATCTGCTTCAAAAGCTCGGCGAAAGTGGTGAATTCTACATCGACGTCGTCGCGACCAAGGTCACGCGCATTCGGGACGAGCAGCGCTTCGTCGGTCGATATGATTTCGACGAAGCCATCGGCGCACCAATAGGCGCGAAGAACATTCGCTTCGCGCGCTTCGATCTCGATCAGGTCGACGAGGCGGCCGACTTCGAACTTGGCACGGCGGTCTGGAGCGCTCAGCTCGGCTTCGAGAAGGCGCTCTACGGCATGCTGCGCGGCTCTATTGCCACGAGTGGCCTCGCTTGGGGGTGGGGACCCCTTGAGCAATGGAAGGACGGGCCCGTACGCTGGGCCTTTCGATCCGCGGGATTGCATCTTTCGCGTCAGGCCCGCGTGCGCGTCAAGGCGCGCAGTGCCGAACGGATCGTCCTGCTCGTTCAGGATCAAGACAATCGCATCCTTTTCCACGACAAGTTGTCCGGTGACATAGACTGCACTTTCGAAGCGGGGCCGGGGCCGCTGACGCTTTCCGTGACGCGCGATGAGCCATTGCCAGATCAACGGCCCCTGGGCCTCGCGGTGGAGCAGGTGACGATCGATGGCGCGCCGCTCGATCTCGCGTCGAATACCGTGCTGTCGGTCGCTCAGCTGCCGGCGGAGCAGGCCTTCGAGTTGCTAGGAGACGCGGCGGAAGCTTCACGCGCCGTCGCGGGCGTGCGGCTCTCCGACGTTCGTGGGCCCCACTCCAGCTCGCTGGAGCGGTTTCTTGAGGAGAATGTCAGGCGGTATGATCTCGTGCTCACCCACAACAATGTCTTCCGGCCGCCCGTTGCCGCGGTCGAGGCCGCCAATCGCGCCGACGTGCCTGTGATCCTGCTTCCGCACGCTCATCTCGATGACGACTACTACCATTTCCCAGACACGCTGAGCGTTGTGACAACAGCAACTGTCGCCTGCGTGGCCCCGCGTGCAGCATGCACCTATTACGAAAAGCGTGGTGCTCGGAAAGTCGTACATCACACTCCGGGGATCGACCTCGGCGAGGCATTCACGGCGGACGACATCGAGGCTTTCCGAGCAGTCTACGGCAAAGGCGGACGCTTCGTGCTCGCTCTCGGCCGTAAGTCCCGCGCCAAAGGCTATCGTGACGTGATTGCCGCGGTGGATGAACTCGCGAAAGAGACCGACATTCGCCTCGTGTTGATCGGACCCGACGACGATCTCGAACCGATCCGCTCGCCCAATGTTACATATCTCGGGATTCAGCCGCGCAATGTCGTGAGGGGTGCGCTCCAGGCCTGCCTAGCGTTGACAGCCATGAGCGTGAGTGAAAGCTTCGGCATTGTGATTCTAGAAGCATGGATGGCAGGCCGGCCGGTG
Coding sequences:
- a CDS encoding glycosyltransferase, whose amino-acid sequence is MKKLLVLSFFPAFNPPQSGGELRLYHLYRELSSFYQVVLISSSHLGGKEEIVYHTDTFIERRIPKDHQFAEQWDLLSLTAGDGDLSGPSVGAAGRLPSMFHAAYLQEYSDSDVIIHDSPFTLDYDLFFNIDTKPRVYNSYNCESLLYKQLHPGDKSTPIHNLVYDLELRLLKGADLVIYCSETDLRSFEEMTSLNETMFLPNGTSSQAIPARPASFGPIRDLVFIGSGHRPNMLAASAIVETIAPEASEFTFHIIGDCLPPGKYLPNVKRYGRIDNVAKAEVITLVDCAINPMTTGSGSSLKVFDFFENRLPLFSTAFGMRGIDASEGVHYVGAEVESFAQVLRQWSGRRTDLANIANKAHELVSTKYNWRLLAQELRQRLGGLAGRKAGPLAGPYVLALNDYDPFRSIGGGATRIRGIYEAVADWSPVVFVSFSEGREISVERLSDAIAVVRAPKTAAHVDREQALDSKFHISSRDIVAIKQVPENSHLVALYQTLRGKARVVVIEHPYMVGLPDLFCDRFVYSGHNDEIALKTDALCWHPDRDELMADLIEAEGVAIENSVAVVAVSDEDAEGYLRGRSRGAPVIVVRNGAMAPAEPRQEDLTVANKQIGHRSALFLGSAHMPNIDAARFIVEKLAATCPDVEFHLVGSVGGSFPGPNPKNVVVWGVLEDKLKSAVMQRCRIALNPMTSGSGSNVKLADYLANGLFVMTTEFGLRGYRRSDAKHMRVVKLDDFAAVLKESFEDETLFNASRRAERKAMFDSNYAMHAYARRFVELLADVEKPKKRLLFVTYRYSWPLLGGAELHLWHLLQKLGESGEFYIDVVATKVTRIRDEQRFVGRYDFDEAIGAPIGAKNIRFARFDLDQVDEAADFELGTAVWSAQLGFEKALYGMLRGSIATSGLAWGWGPLEQWKDGPVRWAFRSAGLHLSRQARVRVKARSAERIVLLVQDQDNRILFHDKLSGDIDCTFEAGPGPLTLSVTRDEPLPDQRPLGLAVEQVTIDGAPLDLASNTVLSVAQLPAEQAFELLGDAAEASRAVAGVRLSDVRGPHSSSLERFLEENVRRYDLVLTHNNVFRPPVAAVEAANRADVPVILLPHAHLDDDYYHFPDTLSVVTTATVACVAPRAACTYYEKRGARKVVHHTPGIDLGEAFTADDIEAFRAVYGKGGRFVLALGRKSRAKGYRDVIAAVDELAKETDIRLVLIGPDDDLEPIRSPNVTYLGIQPRNVVRGALQACLALTAMSVSESFGIVILEAWMAGRPVIANSDCAAFRDLIVHNENSILVTREQLPEAIREIACNETLVQRLVDNARETLKYHDWEKVARDFVALCREYAAPRLPGS